Part of the Vespa crabro chromosome 15, iyVesCrab1.2, whole genome shotgun sequence genome is shown below.
ctaatcttGTTTGTTGCTTGTACTCCACCAgctataaagaaaaacatcatGGACGAAAGTTTCCTTAACGAAATTGACTAATCAAATAGCCCAATATACTTGTGTAAAGAATAATTGTCCAGCATCAATATTCTTTGACggtatagaaataattaatacagtCATACACAATATGCCGACTTTGCTGTTCCCACAACGAGCACACAATCTCAACAAATGTATATTGAAACTGTCGGCTTATTAGTATGGGGTGACAGTATGCGGTGACTTgtcatcgttaaaattttttaaaaagaattaatcataaaattgttaattttattattaccttctCTACATTTGCCCAAAaagttttaatttcttttgcaACAAAACTAGCAATTTTCTTGAGCCTAAGTTCTTGAGATTTTTCAGCCTTTTGAGCTTGTATAGctttttcttgaaaatgttTTTGAACCATACGCGCACATTTTTTCGCGGCGGCTTTCTTCCATTTTCGTTCTTGCGCAAAATCGGCAGCTAGCCAAACCATTTCTTCCAATAAGTAATCCCAATGAGCCTTTGTTCTTGCAGGCTCCTGTACCTTTGGCAATCTTCTTTCGGACCATAATCCTTCACGTTGTAACTCTGCAATCCTTTGCATTACGTATGCTTcctataaattaaatgatatatgatataacatgtatacatataaaaatgtgtTCCAATTGTTGTTGAATTTATAAACAATCATTCAAATAATAACTTACTTGTTTTGCCTTCTCTACAATTTGTTCttgattatttgtaatatcattTGAAACTACAGAAGTAGTAGGTAATTTCACAAGCTTAACAACAGGTTGTGAAGTACTTCTAGAAGGACTAGGAGCTTTTGTTACAACTTGAGTGATAGACGTTTTCTCGGTAACTGGACTTGCGGGAGTTGTGTGTTTTGGTATTTCTGGAACTATTGGAGTTCCGCCTGAAATAACAGAAATGAATATTTCTCATGAATAAgttacaagaaaataataaattaatataatttgttgCTGTTGTAACAAAGCGCCCTTTGGTTGAGTAAATTATCTAAACAACCTTACAATTGCTTTGTATTGTTTTACCACGCCGAGTAACCATTTaaacgtattatttattaaaacagTCGTCGGGCGTGGAATTaccatactatatataataatgaagataaaataattattatacataatttagaatataaaaaaaaaaaaaaaaaaataaataaaaaataaatataataaaaatagagttCTCTATAACAGCAACGTAAATAATAcaggtgaaaagaaaaagatgaagaaactTCGTTTCTTAAACATACAACTTCAAATTTCAGCATTCAAATCGTATAAAATGACAAGAATCAATgtaaatcaaattatatatggTTGACAACATTGACAGTGCCCTTTCCCATTGTGTAATTTagacaaaatataattataataatcatgcaGCAAATAAGAACTTTGTCAgggataatataatataatttcaaatactTATATTCCTGATagctataaattaaaataaaatgagaaatacacaagtaatattttatactttagtAAATTTCATAGTGATACATATATTACCTCAAATATATGCAATAACTGTATCCACCACCCGCAACATAACTAGCACCTTGGAAATAATTAACAGAATAAAAAGCACATACAAACAGAaagacatttaaatattatattaacataatgGAAATCAAGGTTCGTttgatgattttattaaattaaaacacAATTGACCTCCTCAaagtaaattttatgaaatactCTAAACATCAAATGACAGGCCTACAAGTAATCACCTATAATGAGCGTGGGTGCTAGAGTAGAAGTAGGTGGAGGGTGAACGGTGACTGGTGAAGACTGTATTGCTGCTCGGAAGGCAAACACCATGCCATGGCGGCCCCCTTGAGGCCTACCTGGTACTTGTCCTATTGcgcaaatgattttttattgtatcatGATACATGTACTAAATGCTATCTGCTTTGactaaattattttccataatatatctaatatatactAAGGAATGTTATGAAAATGGACCAATGACTTTGATTTATGTAGTATTACAATAAAACTTGTCTTGGAAATTCCAccattttttatgttttaacgaatgttaaataaatatgcaaaatatttattataataccgGAGGTTATCAGTGAGGTAATACTTCGTGACATGcgaaataaacattatataagaGAGTTGATACTGGAATAAAGGATGTGTACAAATGCTTATAATTTTGTGTGCACTTATATAGGAAAAGTCAACTAATTATCATTTCATAactatagttaataataagaattgcaTAATTAAACACATGAAATATTCACTACCTTGTTGACTAAGTTGAGCTACAGCAGCAGGTAAAGTTGTAGATACTGCAACTGGAGTCACGCCAACTCCAGAAATCTTCACTTCTGCACTCTGGTTCGTAGGAACTGTAGTTGAGGCAGATGTAACCGGAGGTAATGAAATTTCTGGTATTGATGGCAATGGAACTGATAAATCTTCATTATTGTCTTCCGTATCTAATCTATGTTGccttaaaaaatgtaaatactgTGGTGTAGGTGGCCGTTTTCTCCAAGCTTGAAAATCCATCATATTGCCACCAGCATGAAGAAAGAATAACTCTGAAGCATTCTCagcatatttttctcttatcgctctcattcttttcattttatgttCCATAATACGTCTTCTATAACCCATAGCATCATCTGCAGCAGTGGCAGTTactttttctgtattttctgTAAGTTTTAATCTTTTCCTTGCTGGTGGTGATTGCATTGAAACTTGAGAAGTAGGCGCAATAAACATGTTTCCCATAGAAGTCCGTACGAGTTTAGGGGAAGTTGCCAATACAACTTTAGTTGGAGTTTGACGAGAAGGTGATGTAAGAGGTGAACCACTTGCACCTGGGACTCCCACAGTGCTAACACGCGGTGGTgtgttactaatattaacaatcCTTGTAACACCAACTTGCTGAACATTTGTACTGGTTGTGGCACTACTTGTAACAACCTATAGAAAAACATAATGTCCCgattattaatagataatacAATGAATTTTGtcaaatatatagaaattaagtaaaattttaagaaaaattacatatcATTTAACAAGATAGAAAAAATCTCATGCCAataagttaatattttattattatttctttcatttcttattcaCAATTACCTGTGTAAGGCCGGGAACTTGTGAAGTAATAACAAACTGCTGCCCACCACCTGTGGTGAGTACATTGAGTCCTTGGGCTGTAGCCAGAACCTGCTGGAGACTGACAGTTTGTTGAGTTGCACCGCCATTGTTTCCCCCATTAGTTCCTCCACCCCCAGGAAGGGGCGGCAAAATAGGTGCACTTTGCTTATCACTCATTACATGTGACactataagaattattaaaatatattgtagAAAACTTATCTAATTGTATTTAAGttacacataaaaaaaataaaaaaaaaaataaaaaacataaaaaataaaaaaaaaaaaattaaaaaaaaaaaaaattaaaaaaaattaaaaaaaaagaaaatttgctactataaaaatattgatatatttcaagttttaaaataaaaaattataaaaagtatagtaataatatttgtataaaattaaaaatagaatgaacTAATTACAATAAACGTACTACATAATACGTGTGATTTgtataaacataacaatatttttattatatgaattaaaacaaaaaacattAACTTTACTAAAATATAAGAGATctatttaataacttttatatatatatatataatatatatatatatattatatatatatattatattatatacacatatgagCATAAAAAGGACATAAACAAAACATTTACGAATGTTATTTGAATCAATCTAAACCACTTCTATCAAAACATTCACAACACAAATAAAATCACGGACGGAATGTCAACGTATTTAATTATCTCGTGAGTATTTGATGagtataaaaagtattaaatggCATAACGTagcattttttctcttttaataaacGTATACTTAGATATGATCTTTGTTCTGAAAATAGGATAAGAGTATGGTCAAGTAGGAATGTTAATTGATTTGTGAAAAAAGCGCCGAAATCAAAATTTCGTTATGTATTCATTCATAGAGGCtcaatgtaatttataaaacgTTAGTACTGCGCAGAAGTGCGCGTACATTGAAAATTACGGTATCACGAAGACGGTGAATGTCTCACCGACCAACTGGTCGTCGAAAATAGCGTTGTCATTTCGaatatcgaaagaaagttaagaATACGCGAGACTCGGCACGATAAACGTTTGGGGCGTACGAGTGTTCTTCCGACGAATAAATTaagattttcattataaaaaatttctaaatatctattttctaGTTGCTAATGAACAATTAAGATAagaaatacattatttttcattcttttaacCGTACCGTTCAcagagatatattttttcttacaattGCGTCAGTGGAGCCTCGCGGCgatacaaaagaaatttttcgtcCGCCATGTTGGCGTTGCTCCGATACGAGGGCGGACTTACCATAATGTAATCACAAAATTCTGCAACGTAGGTGAGCCATCCACGAAAATAATTGTCACACCCGTGATCGGCGAgcgttaaattgtaattaggTACTTCACGTAATATACGCTACATGAgctatatctaatattttacaGAACATTTTCGCTCGACTCGCTCAAGGACGCAGACACTTCTAAACATGGCGACGGCTCCCGACAAAATTTCGGTCGGGGCCGGATCAAGAGCAGCTTGCTCATGATCGCTTATAGAAGCCACGGTTGGATGGCGCTATCATGCACCTCGACCTCGCTGATTGGTTGAAACGAAGGAAACGCTTGGCAACGTGGCGTCAATGGAAGCTCACGATTGGCTACCCGTTAAAATGTTGGAACTACCAGTATTTCAAGCTTTAATCAAATCAGCAACCATTATTCGTCTTGTGTATTAATATTTCCTACATACtcatactattttttttatttaactattATTTTTGCATGCGTTTCTACGAAAAATTTTCGAGatcacattttatttatacgatcTTTGTATTATAACTTTTCTAACTAATGCAAACACGTGtggtgcgtgtgtgtgtataacatatatacatatatatatacatacatatatatatatatgtatatatatatatatatatatatatgtactacaATTGATCTAAAAAGGCTTTCTGTTCTTTAATAATCCTAATATAGCATTATATAGATTCATGACCATACAAGCTAACATTTTAGAATCGTAAGTATAATTGGCTGTAATATCGCGTATGCATTACCTTTTTAAGATTCTCagcatgataattaaaattatgatcaattatacaaataataccATTTTGATTGTAAAACTTCCATAGAAATATTGAACGAATCGTTTATTGCATTATCATAAGTAAATTTATACTTTCATTGAAGATAATGTGGATGCAATAAAATGAAGTTTGTACTCACTTCTTATCATCTCATCCCGTGTTTCGGCGATACTTGGAGCTCATCCCACCTTCGAAATCTTTTCTGTTCGAAAGCACGTGCACGCGATTGCCTATCTCCGACCATGTGCATGCGTGGCGTATATAACTTTGGTGTAAAGGAAAAATACGTAGTAGCACGCGTATCTTCGATGTACGGCATTGAAATATTCGATCGGGAATGCGTCGGAAGAAACCGTTAAAATGAGACTTCATCTTCAAAGTGACCTAAGGTTGTtacgcgaaaaaaaaatgtgtgaaaaacaagaagagcACAAATATACGTGTGAATGTGAGGAGTGTTAATCCCGACGAAATAATCGTACCACGATgtatcctcttctctcttcaaaTAATTCCATTGTCTCAACTCTTTCTTCATGAGGGCAACCGCGTGCTCCACGCGCGACCACCAGAATGACGCCTGAGGTCATTTCGAGTACTTAATACGGCGCATCATCTACTTTGGATAGTTACCTTATATTTACATTGATCTACGTAGTACGTGTGATAACGATTTGAAATTTTCGAAGACaaaaagtgaagaaaatattgccccgttttattcatatatataatttatttctttattttgttcatttaattacgattatgGAATGGAGAAGTTAAATTCTAATATGCATTCTAAATTATCGGAATGTGCGATAGAACGATTacgtgagaaaaaaatattcaccgttattgattttatactcgAAGATCAAGATAAATTGAGAATCGCAACAAATCTTTCGTTTAAGGTTTGTTTAAAGtgttatatatcattataaaggtctcttgttttataatagattttcataattagaattttatataggaaGTGAtggatattaagaaaaatcttaCAGAGAAATTTGGTGGGGTCGTGAAGAAACCTTCAAATCTGTGGAAATTAGAACAATCAAATGTAATCTGCACCAAAATAAAAaggtatttgttttttttttcttttcttttttttttttttttttatgtgtttTTTCATTATGACATATGTGAAAgaccaaaaatatttttccattaattaATACTGCAGTTTGGATGATTTACTGGGAGGTGGTTTAAATCCTGgtcaaatatatgaaatatgcgGTGTATCTTCCTCTGGAAAAACACAATTGTGTTTAACGATTGCAAGTAATATTGCATTATTGCCTAATAATCTTGTGAGGTATATCGATACCAAAGGAGATTTTTTTGCCTCCAGAGTAGAAACAATATTGAAGCATAAAACGAATAATGAAGAGGTAACGTTTAATATTTTGATGAAGTGATAATTatctatgaaattaaaatatatttataggaaATGAACAAAGCAATGGAACAGATAAGAATTACTTTGGTACGAGATCCTAATAAATTACTTAGTATTCTACAACATATGATAAGTATTTTAAAACAAGAGAATGGTATACGTACTAGAGCTTTAATCATTGACTCTTTACcaggaataatttttaaattttctaaagaACC
Proteins encoded:
- the LOC124429545 gene encoding DNA repair protein RAD51 homolog 4-like, producing the protein MEKLNSNMHSKLSECAIERLREKKIFTVIDFILEDQDKLRIATNLSFKEVMDIKKNLTEKFGGVVKKPSNLWKLEQSNVICTKIKSLDDLLGGGLNPGQIYEICGVSSSGKTQLCLTIASNIALLPNNLVRYIDTKGDFFASRVETILKHKTNNEEEMNKAMEQIRITLVRDPNKLLSILQHMISILKQENGIRTRALIIDSLPGIIFKFSKEPEINFTLNRLSNLCRFLANEFYIPIIIVNLITQWTLSNDKSSNEPVTKGTQTLVNPTLGKYWLHIPNTRLLVEKLNNDYRKITIWKSFQIKMDSVCSVKLSEAGIM